DNA from Brevibacterium sp. 'Marine':
GCCGGAGACGAAACCCCACACACGACCCACCAGGAGACCACTCATGACTGTCCTCGACCATGATGTCGTCGCTGACCAGCTGAAGAACGCACCGACCGAGAACAAGTCGGTGCTCTCGTTCGTCAGCCGGATCGCCGCCCTGACCACCCCGGACGACATCGTCTGGATCGATGGTTCCGAAGCACAGAAGAACGAGATTGCTGAGAAGCTCGTCGAGGCCGGCACCATTCAGCGTGTCAACGGCACCAAGGACTCCTACTACGCGGCCTCCGACCCCGAGGACGTCGCCCGCGTCGAGGGCCGGACCTACATCTGCTCCGAAGACGAGAAGGACGCCGGTCCGCTCAACAACTGGGTCGCTCCCGCGGAGATGAAGGAAACCCTCAACCCGCTGTTCGAAGGCGCGATGCGCGGACGCACCATGTACGTCATCCCCTTCGTCATGGGCCACGCCGAGGCGGACCAGCCGATGTTCGGCATTGAGGTCACCGATTCGGCCTACGTCGTCCTCTCCATGCTCGTCATGGCTCGCTCGGGCAAATACGCCCTCGATGCGATCGACGCCCAGGACGCGAAGTTCGTCGAGTGCGTCCACTCCGTCGGTGCTCCGCTCGAGCCCGGTCAGGACGATGTCGCCTGGCCCTGCAACACCACCAAGTACATCACCCACTTCCCCGAAGATCGCGCCATCTGGTCCTTCGGTTCCGGCTACGGCGGCAACGCCCTGCTGGGCAAGAAGTGCTACGCGCTGCGCATCGCCTCGGCGATCGCCCGCGACGAGGGCTGGCTGGCCGAGCACATGCTCATCCTCAAGCTGACGAACCCCGAAGGCGTCGTCAAGTACGTCGCCGCCGCGTTCCCGTCGGCCTGCGGCAAGACCAACCTCGCCATGATCGAACCGACCATCCCCGGGTGGAAGGCCGAGACCCTCGGTGACGACATCGCATGGATGCGCTTCGGCGAGGACGGCCAGCTCTACGCCGTCAACCCCGAGTTCGGGCTCTTCGGTGTCGCCCCGGGCACCGGCTACACCACGAACCCGACCGCGATGCGCGCCATCGAGGCAGGCGGCAACATCTTCACCAACGTCGCACTGACCGACGACGGTGACGTGTGGTGGGAAGGCAAGACCGACGAGGCACCTGCTCACCTCACCGACTGGAGGGGCAACGACTGGACGCCTGAGTCGGATACCCCCGCCGCTCACCCGAACTCGCGTTTCTGCACCCCGATCGCGAACGTTCCGACCCTGGCTCCCGAGTGGACCAACCCGAACGGTGTGCCGATCTCGGCCATCCTCTTCGGCGGTCGCCGCAAGACCACGATGCCGCTCGTGACCGAGACCCAGGACTGGACCCACGGTGTGTTCATGGGTTCGGTGCTCTCCTCGGAGACCACCGCGGCCGCCACCGGTGCCGTCGGCGTCGTCCGCCGCGACCCGATGGCGATGCGCCCGTTCATCGGCTACAACGTCGGTGACTACCTGCAGCACTGGATCAACATCGGCAACACCGAGGGTGCCCAGCTGCCGAAGATCTTCTACGTCAACTGGTTCCGCCGCGACGACGACAACTCGTTCCTGTGGCCCGGATTCTCCGAGAACTCGCGCGTTCTCAAATGGGTCTTCGAACGCGTCACCGGCACCGCCGATGCTCAGGAATCCCCGCTCGGCCTCACCCCGGTCGAAGGCGGCCTGGACACCGAGGGCCTCGACTTCACCGACGAGCAGCTGCGCAAGGCTCTCGCCATCAAGCCCGAAGAGTGGGAGACCGAACTCGGCCTCATCGAGGAATGGTACGCCGAACTCGGCGATTCGGTTCCGGCCGAGCTCCGCGCCGAGGTCGACAACCTCCGCCAGCGCCTCGGCCTCGCCTGAGCCGTTCGGCTGGTTTGCAGGCTGCCTGAGCCGTCTGGCTGCTTCGCTGGGCTGATCTGCCGACGGACTGAGCCGCCCGTTCGCCGACGATCCCCCAACCGCCGCCGAGGTGGTTGGGGGATCGTCGTATTCCGTGACAGTTGGGAGGCCTGCACCCCTCACCTTTGGTGCCGACTGTCGCAGTTACTCCCAAGGCACGAACATAGGTACCTGTTCACCACGGGGCATCCCTCACCGCCGCTGTCGCTGAGCACCGGTGGAAGCAAAACGTCGTCGCAGCGTCACAGTGCACCGTTGCAGTTGTATGCGCTGCAGCTAAGGGTGAAGGATGGCGCGCCAAAGGGTGGACGTGACCCTACCGGTGAGTGATGGTCGTCCAAAGCGGCTGCCGACGGCAGGTGCTGCCGACGGCAGGCAGTGGCCGACGGCAGGCGATCGCCGCCCGAGTCGTCAGGCGCCGTGGAGAGCCGGGACGATGAGGTAGACGCCGAGCAGCACGACTGCTCCGCAGATTCCGAAGACCGTCCAGTAGGCGACCGGCAGCCCTGCGCTGCTGCGGCCCTCGTCGACCCGATCGAGATGTGTCGCGCGCATGCGCACGGCAACGGAGAACAGCGTGATGACGATGATGGCCGAGACCCATGTCGCGGCCGCAACGATGGCGAAGGAACTCCACTCGATCATTTCGCGTCTCCCTGATCGCTCGCATCTGCCCGACTCGCATCGGCTCCGGTGTTCGAGGCACGCCCCGAATCGGCGCCGGACGCCGGTCCGGAGGTCGAGCCGGACGCCGAACCGGTCGACGATCCTGTCGTCGCCTCGGCGGGAACGGCCCCGTTCTTCTTGGCGTGACGATGAGCCCGGCGCTTCTCTTTGGCCGCCTGCTTCTCTGCCCAGGCCTCGTACCGGGCCTCCCGCTTCTCCTGAGCGCGTTTGCGGTTGCGGTCCTTGCGCAGCTTCCGCTTGCGGCCGCGGATGTTGACCGCCTCACCCACGGTGTCGAAGTTCGAGATGTCCGTCTCCTCGACCTGACGGGAGCTGAGGTAGATCCAGAGCACTACGATAACGGCGATGACCGTGTCGATGACGACGCCGATCGTGCCCAGGTGAGCGATGCCGGCGGCCAGCCCGCCGACGATCGCGGCGGCCGGAATCGTCAGCAGCCAACCGGAGGCGATCCGTCCGGCCGTCGACCACTGGACATCGGCGCCCTTGCGGCCCAGTCCCGAACCGAGCACCGAGCCGGAGGCGACCTGCGTCGTCGACAGAGCGAAGCCGAGGTGCGAGGAGGCGAGGATGGCCGCGGCCGTCGACGTCTCGGCCGACAGGCCCTGCGCGGCCTTGACCGTCGTCAGCTTCGTGCCGAGAGTGTCGATGATGCGCCAACCGCCGACGTATGTGCCCAACGCGATCGCCAGAGCACACGCCGTGATCACCCAGATGTGCGGACCGGTGCCGTGCTCCTGCAGGTTCGCGGAGACGAGGACGAGGGTGATGACGCCCATCGTCTTCTGCGCGTCGTTCGTGCCGTGGGCGAGCGCCACCAGCGAGGACGAGAAGATCTGCCCGTACTTGAACGGTGCACGGCGAGCGGTCTTGCCTTCCTCGTTGCGGCGGGTGATCGCGTAGGCGATCTTCGTACACAGGTAGGCGCTGAAGCCGGCGATGAGCGGAGCCGCCAGAGCCGGGATGACGACCTTCGACAGGAACACGCCGTAGTCGACGGAGTTGAGTCCGGCACCGACGATGGCCGCACCGATGAGGCCGCCGAAGAGTGCATGGGACGAGGAGGACGGAAGGCCGAAGCGCCATGTCGCCATATTCCAGATGATGGCGCCGATGAGACCGGCGAGGATGAAATCAGGAGTGATCTGGACTCCCCCGCCGCCTTCTTTGATGATGCCGCCGGAGATGGTCTTGGCCACCTCGGTGGAGAGGAAGGCGCCGACGAGGTTGAGGATCGCAGCGAGCGTGACCGCAGTCTTGGGTTTGATGGCCCCGGTCGCGATCGGGGTGGCCATGGCATTGGCCGTATCGTGAAAGCCATTGGTGAAGTCGAAGAACAGTGCCAGTGCGATGACGAGCACGACGACGAAGATGATTTCCACTAATCGACCTTGGGTGTAGACACTATTCGGACCGTGGATGATGCAGCTGACGGCCAGCAATCACTATCCCGCAGAAGTCTACCCACAGATTCAACTGCTCTTCACCCGCAATTCGACCCTACTCCACCTCATTCACCTTTTGTTCACTTCTGACGTGCGCAAACGGGCCCCGCCCGGAATGTGAGTGCAATAGCACTCACATTCCGAACGGGGCCCGAACACCGCAATTCCCTCGCCGAGGCGGCTCCCCGCTTCCCGCTGTCATCCGCGGAAACCGTGGCCGACCCACCCGCGGAATCCGCGGCAGCACATCGCCGAGGCGACGCCTCGGTCACGCGTGACGAATCTGCTCCGTGACGTACCGATCCGCGACGTCGAGTGCCCGATCCAGGGCGGCGAGCCCGAACCTGACATCCTCATCCGGGGTGTTCAGCGGCGGCACGACATGGATTCGGTTGAAGTTCGCGAACGGCAGCACGCCTTCGGCCTTGAGAGCTGCGATGACTTCGTTCATCTCCGGCGAGCTGCCGCCGTAGGCCGCCAGCGGCTCCTTCGTCGTCCGGTCCTTCACGAGCTCGATCGCCCAGAAGCAGCCCATCCCCCGCACATCCCCGACCGAGGGGTGACGCCCAGCGATCTCCCGCAGACCCGGGCCGATGATGTCCTCGCCGAGGCGGTCGGCGTTGGCGATCATTCCCTCGTCCTCCATCGCGGTGATCGTCGCGACCGCTGCCGCACAGGCGAGCGGATGTCCCGAATAGGTCAGTCCGCCCGGGTAGGCCCGGTCGCGAAAGGTCTCGAAGATCGCGTCCGAGATGGCGACCCCGCCGAGCGGGACATATCCGGAGTTCACTCCTTTGGCGAAGGTGATGAGATCCGGGGTGACGCCCCAGCGGTCGAGGGCGAACCAGCGACCGGTGCGGCCGAAGCCGGCCATCACCTCGTCGGCGATGAAGACGATCCCGTACTTCGCCGTCAGCTCGCGCACGCCGGCGAGGTAACCGGCCGGTGGGGCGTAGATCCCTGCGGTGCCAGGCACGGTCTCGAGGATGAGTGCGGCGATGTTGCCGGGCCCCTCGAGGGTGATCATGTCTTCGAGGTGGGCCAGCGCCCGCTGCGTCTCCTCGGCCTCGGACGTCGAGTTGAAGTACGACCGATACGGGTAGGCGGGCATGAAGTGAACGATGCCCTCAGCGGAGTAGTCGTTGGCGAACCGGCGCGGGTCACCGGTGACGTTGACGGCCAGCTGCGTGCCGCCGTGGTAGCTGCGGTAGGCCGAAAGCACCTTCGACCGCCCCGTGTGCAGCCGGGCCATCCGGATCGCGTGCTCGTTGGCGTCGGCTCCCCCGTTGGTGAAGAACACGTGGTCGAGGTCGCCCGGGGTGCGTTCGGCGATGAGTCGGGCCGCCTCGGAGCGGGCGTCGTTGACGTGCTGCGGCGCGATCGTGCACAGCCGGCCCGCCTGCTCCTGGATAGCGGCGACGACGGCCGGGTGCTGGTGGCCGATATTGGTGTTGACCAGCTGCGATGACATGTCGAGCAGCTTCCGGCCCTCACCGTCCCAGACATAGGAGCCTGCAGCGTCGATGACCGTCATCGGGTCGAACGGTCCCTGTGCCTGCCAGGAGTGGAAGACGTGCGCCCGGTCGAGTTCGTGGGCACGTCGCCCGGCCTCGATACGGTCAGGGCCGATCCTGTCGGCGCCGGTGCGATCAGCGTCGAGGTGCGATTCGGTGAGCGGGGAATCCGCGGTGGTGGTCATGGCTGCTCCTTCGCCGAGGTGGTTCGTCGTTGCGTGAACGTCCGCCCCGTGATCGGGGCGGACGTCCGTGGTGGTCTGTTCAGTCGTTGGTCGGGAACCCGAGGTTGAGTCCGCCGTGGCTGGGGTCGAGCCAGCGGGAGGTCACGACTTTTCCGCGGGTGAAGAAGTGGACGCCTTCGTCGCCGTAGGCGTGGGTGTCGCCGAACAGCGAGTTCTTCCACCCGCCGAAGGAGTAGTAGCCCACGGGCACGGGGATCGGCACATTGATGCCGACCATGCCGACCTCGACTTCGTTCTCGTAGCGGCGGGCCGCTCCCCCGTCGTTGGTGAAGATCGCGGTGCCGTTGCCGTACGGGTTGGCGTTGATGAGGTCGAGGCCCTCGTCGTAGCCGGGGACGCGAACGACGCAGAGTACGGGGCCGAAGATCTCATCGCGATAGATCGACATGTCCGGGGTGACGTCGTCGAACAGAGTCGGGTTGAGGAAGAACCCCTCGGCCGGGACGTTCTCCCGACCGTCGAGGACGACCGTTGCTCCCGCCTCGGCGCCGGCATCGATGTAGCCGGCGACCTTATCGCGGTGGGCCGCGGTGACGAGCGGTCCCATGTCCGGCTCGGTCGCCCCGTCGCCCACGCGCAGGGTCGTGGTGCGCTCGGCGATCTTCGCCACGAGCTCATCGGCGATGGAGTCGACGGCGACGACCACGGAGATCGCCATGCAGCGCTCACCGGCTGCCCCGTAGCCGGCGTTGACGGCGGCGTCGGCGGTGAGGTCGAGGTCCGCATCGGGCAGGACGAGCATGTGGTTCTTCGCTCCGCCGAGCGCCTGGACGCGTTTGCCGGCGGCCGTGCCGTTCTCGTAGACGTATTGTGCGATCGGGGTCGATCCGACGAAGGACACCGAGGCGACGTCGGGGCTCTCAAGGATCGTGTCGACGGCTTCCTTGTCGCCGTGGACGACGTTGAACACGCCGTCGGGCAGGCCCGCTTCCTTCCACAGCTCGGCGAGCCAGTTCGCGGCCGTCGGGTCCTTCTCGGAGGGCTTGAGCACGACGGTGTTGCCGGTCGCGATGGCGACGGGGAAGAACCACATCGGGACCATGGCCGGGAAGTTGAAGGGCGAGATGATCGCGGAGACGCCGATCGGCTGGCGCAGGGAGTGGACGTCGATGTTCGTCGAGGCGTTCTCCGTGTGACCGCCGCGCAGGTGGCCGGCGATGCCGCAGGCGTATTCGACGACCTCCTGACCGCGGGCGACCTCGCCGAGGGCGTCGGAGACGACCTTGCCGTGTTCGGCGGTGATGATCTCGGCCAGCTCCTGCTTGCGCGCATTGAGCAGCTCGCGGAAGTTGAAGAGGACAGCGGTCCGCTTGGCCAGGGATGTGTCGCGCCAGGCGGGGAAGGCGGCCGAGGCCGCGGCGATCGCCGATTCCACGGTCGCCTTCGAGCCCAGTGCCACCTGGCCGCTGACGACTCCGGTGGCGGGGTTCGTGATGTCGCCGAGGCGGGTGTCGGTGTCCGCGGTGACGGTCTGTCCGTTGATCCAATGGGTCAGCGTTGCCATGTGGTGTCCTTCTGCGTCGTCGGTGCGTCGGTTGAGTCCATCTTCGGTCGGCACCGCCGATCCCAACAGTGTCACAGTGTCAGACCTTTTCGCTCAGGCTTTACACTGTGTCAATGGATACTGCAATGGATTCGGGTGGGCTGTCTCTGAGCATCGCCGGTCTGCTCGAGTTCGAGGAGATCAGCGTCGCCGGCCCGCAGGTGATCGCCGGCGACGCACGTCTCGATCGGGCGATCCGCTGGGTCCACATCGCCGATTCCGAACACGTCGAGCGGTTCCTCGAAGGTGGGGAGCTCGTGCTCACCACGGCAATGGCCTTTCGCCACCGCCCCGAGGCGATGTCCGAGTTCCTCGACCAGCTCGAGCGGGCGGCAGCGGCGGGCACGATCATCGAACTCGTCGACGAGGACTCGGCCTTCGACGAGGCGGCGGGCGCGATCGTGCGGGAGGCCGCCTCGGCGAGAGAGCTGCCCGTCGTGGTGCTCCCGCACCGGGTCAAGTTCGTGAAGATCACGGAGTTCGCCCATCGACGTCTCCTCGCGCAGCAGATCTCCCAGCTCGAACATGCCCGGGAGATCCACGAGACGTACACGCAGCTGAGTCTGTATCGGGCCGGGGCGCAGACGATCGTCGACCGCACGGCCGAGCTGCTGGGGACTCCGGTGATCCTCGAGGACGTCGTCCACCGGGTGCTCGCTCATGCGGGGCGAGGGTCGGCGACGCTGGCGCAGAAGTGGGCGGGCCTCGTCACCGGGACGAGCACCGAGCCCGGGGTGGCGGCCGCGGCGGATTGGCGGCAGACGCCGGTCGGGATGCGGGCACGCCGGTGGGGACGGCTCGTCGTGCCCCGCCCGGCCGAGTCGACGGCGGCCCTCGACCAGATCGTCGAACGGGCCGGAGAGGCACTGACGCTGACCCGCATGGCCGATCGGGACGAACAGGATCTGCTGCTGCAGGCGCAGAGCGGTCTGATCAGGGAGATCTCGGATTCCGACGGTCTCGACGACCGTGCGGCCCTCGAGCGCGCTCGGTCGCTGGGATTCTCTCCGGCACCCGGTGCGGAGTTCCTTCCCGTCGTCGTCCGCCTCGACCGGGATTCCGACACCGATCCGACGCGCGTTCAGCTGCAGGAGCGTGGGCTGACCCAGGAGGTCGTCGCCGCCGCGGCCCGTGTGGGCTCGGCCTGCCTGGTGACGAGCCTGCAGTCGGGAGTCTTCGGGTTCGTCCTCGCTGCGGCCAGCACCAGTGCCGGATCGGGCGGACGCCGTTCGCGCCGACCGGGCGGAACAGAGACGTCGGGCCGATCAGAGACGTCTGGCAGCCCGGAAGCCGAGCAGCTCCTCGCCGGCCTTCTGCATGAGGTCGAGGAGTATGCGGCCAGCTGGGTGGTCGGCGTCGGGCGCGGCAGCGCATCACTGTGCGGTGCGGTCGCCGGGCTCGACTCCGCATCGCAGGTCGCCGAGGTGGCAGCGACGCTCGATGTGCGCGAGCGCTCGTTCTACCGCTCCTCCGACGTCCGGCTCCGGGGCCTGCTCTCCCTCTTCGCCGATGACTCTCGAATGCGGGCCTTCGCCGAGGGCGAGCTCGGCCCCCTGCTCGGCGATGCCCCCGGCCGCTCCACGAGCGCGGCAGAAAACAGCGGTGATGTGACCCGTCGTTCCCCTGCCGATGAGGGTCTGCTCGACTTCCTCGAGCTCCACCTCGCGCACGGCGGGAACATCTCGGCGATGGCGCGGGCCGAGTATCTGTCCCGACCCGCGCTCTACGCACGGATGACGAAGCTGCAGAACCGCCTCGGCGTCTCACTCGATGATGCGGAGTCGCGCACGGCGCTGCATGTGGCGCTGCTGTGGTGGCGGATGCACGGCTGAAGGGCGGTGCCGGTGAGCCCGCGATGGCTCCGGCGGCCGGGTCAGTGAGCCCGCTGTGGCTCCGGTGGCCCGGTCAGTGAGCCCGCGATGGCTCCGGTGGCCGGGTCAGTGAGTCATTCGAAGAGGGAGCGGATCAAATCCGTGACGGGGATACCTCGGTCGGCCGCCTCGGCGCGATTGACGTAGCGACGATCGCCGGGCTGACGGTCCATGCCCGCGTCGCGGAGCATATCGACGAATTCGCGGACTCGGCCCAGGTAGGCGTCGTTGCCGCCGCGCTCGGGGTCGATGACGATGAAGAGCTGACCGGTGCGGAAGGTGTGGGCACCGTCGGGGGCCTCCGCGTCGATCTCGTAGGTGAAGGCACCGCCGGTCAGCCCGGCCGCCAGCGTTTCGATCATGAACGACAGCAGTGCACCCTTATGCCCGCCGATGGGCCGGATTCCGCCGCCGTCGAGGATGGCGCTGGGATCCGTGGTGTCCGCACCGGTCGAGTCGACCCCGGTCCCGACCGGAACGTCCCGGCCCTCGGCCCGCAGCAGCTGCAGGTCCCCGTGGGACATCGACGACGTGGAGAAGTCGAAGACGATCGGGGCCGCACCAGCCACGGGAGTGGCGAAGCCGAACGGGTTGGTGCTGAAGACCGGGCGCGTGGCCCCTTCGGGAACCACGGCGAGCTTGCCGCTGGCGATCATGCCCATCGCCACCCGCCCCTCGCGGGCAAAGGCTTCGAGGTCGGGCCACAGAGCACTGAAGTGATGGGTGCTGCGCAGGGCGATGACAGCGACGCCGGACTCGGCAAGCACCTCGTCGATCGTCGGGCGCGCCTCGGCGAGTGCGGGTTGGGCGAAGCCGTTGCGTCCGTCGATGCGGATATAGGAGGGGCCGACAACGTCGATGTTCGGCTCCGCAGCCCCGTCCGCCCAGCCGCGGGTCAGCGAATCGAGGTAGCCGGCAACCCGGAAGACTCCGTGGCTGAGGGTGCCGTCGCGTTCACAGGTGGCGCAGTTGGTCGCCAGCACTTCGGCGACCGAAGGCGAAGCGCCGGCGGCCACGAGCTTCGCTTCGATGGCCGAGACAAGGTCGTCGAAAGAGATTCGGTCGGGTTCATTCGTCATTGTGTGCTCCTCATGTGCGACTGATCGTGTCGGCGTCGACCACGGCCCTTACTCAGCAGACTATCGTTCGATCGGTCATCGGCCCTGCGGATCCTTGTCCGTTCCTCGGTTCTCGTCTGCCGGTTCTCAGTTCTCATCTGCCGGGTCCCGCAGCGCTCGTGCCGCCGCTCCAGATGTCACCGACGGTAAAGCCGATCGGGAACGGATCGTCGGGCTCGAGGACGAGCTGCTGGAATCCGGTGATCCATCCGCGCCCGGTGATCGAGGGGATCACGGCCGGCAGTCCGCCGATCTCGGTCTCTTCCTTCACCACGGCGGTGAAGGTCGTTCCCAGCATCGATTCGTGGACGAATCGCTGACCGACGGCCAGTTCGCCGCGGGCGTGCTTGGCTGCGACTCGGCCGCTCGTGCCGGTGCCGCAGGGCGAACGGTCGAACGTCCCCGTCCACGTGCTCGGATCGTCGAGGTCGACGATGCCGTTGGGCAGGACGACCGCATTGCGTCCGTCGGTGCCCGCTGTGCGGGCGGGCCCGTGGATCAGCGGCAGACCGATCGAGTCGATCTCCGGGATGAGGGGATGCCTCACCTCGAAGGTCTCGTTCGCCGCCTGCCGCATCACGCTGGCCGCTCTGATGATCTCCTCGGCATTGCCCGGATCAAGATCCACGCCGAGG
Protein-coding regions in this window:
- a CDS encoding inorganic phosphate transporter, translating into MEIIFVVVLVIALALFFDFTNGFHDTANAMATPIATGAIKPKTAVTLAAILNLVGAFLSTEVAKTISGGIIKEGGGGVQITPDFILAGLIGAIIWNMATWRFGLPSSSSHALFGGLIGAAIVGAGLNSVDYGVFLSKVVIPALAAPLIAGFSAYLCTKIAYAITRRNEEGKTARRAPFKYGQIFSSSLVALAHGTNDAQKTMGVITLVLVSANLQEHGTGPHIWVITACALAIALGTYVGGWRIIDTLGTKLTTVKAAQGLSAETSTAAAILASSHLGFALSTTQVASGSVLGSGLGRKGADVQWSTAGRIASGWLLTIPAAAIVGGLAAGIAHLGTIGVVIDTVIAVIVVLWIYLSSRQVEETDISNFDTVGEAVNIRGRKRKLRKDRNRKRAQEKREARYEAWAEKQAAKEKRRAHRHAKKNGAVPAEATTGSSTGSASGSTSGPASGADSGRASNTGADASRADASDQGDAK
- a CDS encoding aspartate aminotransferase family protein, producing the protein MTTTADSPLTESHLDADRTGADRIGPDRIEAGRRAHELDRAHVFHSWQAQGPFDPMTVIDAAGSYVWDGEGRKLLDMSSQLVNTNIGHQHPAVVAAIQEQAGRLCTIAPQHVNDARSEAARLIAERTPGDLDHVFFTNGGADANEHAIRMARLHTGRSKVLSAYRSYHGGTQLAVNVTGDPRRFANDYSAEGIVHFMPAYPYRSYFNSTSEAEETQRALAHLEDMITLEGPGNIAALILETVPGTAGIYAPPAGYLAGVRELTAKYGIVFIADEVMAGFGRTGRWFALDRWGVTPDLITFAKGVNSGYVPLGGVAISDAIFETFRDRAYPGGLTYSGHPLACAAAVATITAMEDEGMIANADRLGEDIIGPGLREIAGRHPSVGDVRGMGCFWAIELVKDRTTKEPLAAYGGSSPEMNEVIAALKAEGVLPFANFNRIHVVPPLNTPDEDVRFGLAALDRALDVADRYVTEQIRHA
- a CDS encoding Ldh family oxidoreductase, which gives rise to MTNEPDRISFDDLVSAIEAKLVAAGASPSVAEVLATNCATCERDGTLSHGVFRVAGYLDSLTRGWADGAAEPNIDVVGPSYIRIDGRNGFAQPALAEARPTIDEVLAESGVAVIALRSTHHFSALWPDLEAFAREGRVAMGMIASGKLAVVPEGATRPVFSTNPFGFATPVAGAAPIVFDFSTSSMSHGDLQLLRAEGRDVPVGTGVDSTGADTTDPSAILDGGGIRPIGGHKGALLSFMIETLAAGLTGGAFTYEIDAEAPDGAHTFRTGQLFIVIDPERGGNDAYLGRVREFVDMLRDAGMDRQPGDRRYVNRAEAADRGIPVTDLIRSLFE
- a CDS encoding phosphoenolpyruvate carboxykinase (GTP); translation: MTVLDHDVVADQLKNAPTENKSVLSFVSRIAALTTPDDIVWIDGSEAQKNEIAEKLVEAGTIQRVNGTKDSYYAASDPEDVARVEGRTYICSEDEKDAGPLNNWVAPAEMKETLNPLFEGAMRGRTMYVIPFVMGHAEADQPMFGIEVTDSAYVVLSMLVMARSGKYALDAIDAQDAKFVECVHSVGAPLEPGQDDVAWPCNTTKYITHFPEDRAIWSFGSGYGGNALLGKKCYALRIASAIARDEGWLAEHMLILKLTNPEGVVKYVAAAFPSACGKTNLAMIEPTIPGWKAETLGDDIAWMRFGEDGQLYAVNPEFGLFGVAPGTGYTTNPTAMRAIEAGGNIFTNVALTDDGDVWWEGKTDEAPAHLTDWRGNDWTPESDTPAAHPNSRFCTPIANVPTLAPEWTNPNGVPISAILFGGRRKTTMPLVTETQDWTHGVFMGSVLSSETTAAATGAVGVVRRDPMAMRPFIGYNVGDYLQHWINIGNTEGAQLPKIFYVNWFRRDDDNSFLWPGFSENSRVLKWVFERVTGTADAQESPLGLTPVEGGLDTEGLDFTDEQLRKALAIKPEEWETELGLIEEWYAELGDSVPAELRAEVDNLRQRLGLA
- a CDS encoding PucR family transcriptional regulator, yielding MDTAMDSGGLSLSIAGLLEFEEISVAGPQVIAGDARLDRAIRWVHIADSEHVERFLEGGELVLTTAMAFRHRPEAMSEFLDQLERAAAAGTIIELVDEDSAFDEAAGAIVREAASARELPVVVLPHRVKFVKITEFAHRRLLAQQISQLEHAREIHETYTQLSLYRAGAQTIVDRTAELLGTPVILEDVVHRVLAHAGRGSATLAQKWAGLVTGTSTEPGVAAAADWRQTPVGMRARRWGRLVVPRPAESTAALDQIVERAGEALTLTRMADRDEQDLLLQAQSGLIREISDSDGLDDRAALERARSLGFSPAPGAEFLPVVVRLDRDSDTDPTRVQLQERGLTQEVVAAAARVGSACLVTSLQSGVFGFVLAAASTSAGSGGRRSRRPGGTETSGRSETSGSPEAEQLLAGLLHEVEEYAASWVVGVGRGSASLCGAVAGLDSASQVAEVAATLDVRERSFYRSSDVRLRGLLSLFADDSRMRAFAEGELGPLLGDAPGRSTSAAENSGDVTRRSPADEGLLDFLELHLAHGGNISAMARAEYLSRPALYARMTKLQNRLGVSLDDAESRTALHVALLWWRMHG
- a CDS encoding CoA-acylating methylmalonate-semialdehyde dehydrogenase → MATLTHWINGQTVTADTDTRLGDITNPATGVVSGQVALGSKATVESAIAAASAAFPAWRDTSLAKRTAVLFNFRELLNARKQELAEIITAEHGKVVSDALGEVARGQEVVEYACGIAGHLRGGHTENASTNIDVHSLRQPIGVSAIISPFNFPAMVPMWFFPVAIATGNTVVLKPSEKDPTAANWLAELWKEAGLPDGVFNVVHGDKEAVDTILESPDVASVSFVGSTPIAQYVYENGTAAGKRVQALGGAKNHMLVLPDADLDLTADAAVNAGYGAAGERCMAISVVVAVDSIADELVAKIAERTTTLRVGDGATEPDMGPLVTAAHRDKVAGYIDAGAEAGATVVLDGRENVPAEGFFLNPTLFDDVTPDMSIYRDEIFGPVLCVVRVPGYDEGLDLINANPYGNGTAIFTNDGGAARRYENEVEVGMVGINVPIPVPVGYYSFGGWKNSLFGDTHAYGDEGVHFFTRGKVVTSRWLDPSHGGLNLGFPTND